From the genome of Ectobacillus sp. JY-23, one region includes:
- a CDS encoding efflux RND transporter permease subunit: MNSIINFSLRNKLAIWLLTIIITVAGLYAGTNMKMETLPNINTPLITITTIYPGATPDEVADKVTEPIEQRVKNLKGTDVVSSTSFANASSIQIEYSYSTDMDEALAEAKEAVDKIKLPDGVQEPAISRLSLNAFPVISLSASAKGQSLADLTKLVEKELVPVLEGIEGVSSVTIAGQQVEEVQLTFDEAKLKEYGLTQETVTNIIKGSAVHMPLGLYTIDKEEKSVVLDGNILKLTDLQNLSIPLIPAQGQAPAAAVKPTATGLPTVQLKDIATVEVLSKAESISRTNGEQSIGIQVVKGADDNTVDVVNAVKKEMKQFEKDYKDVTLVTMFDQGEPIEESVNTMLNKAMVGAIFAVVIILLFLRDIKSTIISIVSIPLSLLIAVLFLKQMDISLNIMTLGAMTVAIGRVVDDSIVVIENIYRRLSLKEEKLRGMDLIREATREMFIPILSSTVVTIAVFLPLGLVSGPVGELFLPFALTVVFALSASLIVAVTVVPMLAHSLFKKEMKEGAKQHDKPSRIAMFYRGVLAWSLRHKVISFGMAVLLLVGSLFLVPSIGVSFLGSEEEKTIIATYNPAPGETEEDVQSMALNAEKYFQDKKDVKTLQYSVGGSNPMNPAATKQALFYVMYKDDTKEFSKEKETVLKDLQHIADKGQWGYQDMGSGGASNKLSLFVYGESRAVIEPVVSKITEIMKKDATFTNVDSSLAEAYDEYTLVANQDKLSKLGLTAGQIGMSLLQTGQQPVLTTIQKDGKELNVYVSVKKEDFGSITDVTNQTILSPLGIEVPLKEVVDVKEGKTSNTITKRDGRIYAEISADITTKDVAKASADLQKDVDALEKPKTVDVSFGGVTEQINESFKQLGLAMLAAIAIVYFVLVITFGGGLAPFAILFSLPFTVIGALVALLIAGETISVSALIGALMLIGIVVTNAIVLIDRVIQKEKEGLSTREALLEAAVTRVRPILMTAIATVGALIPLAIGAEGGGLISKGLGVTVIGGLISSTLLTLIIVPVVYEVLMKIRNRKRKQTA, from the coding sequence TTGAACAGCATTATTAATTTTTCCCTCCGCAACAAGCTGGCAATTTGGCTCTTAACCATCATCATAACAGTAGCCGGGTTGTATGCCGGAACCAACATGAAGATGGAAACATTGCCAAATATTAATACGCCGCTTATTACAATTACAACCATTTACCCGGGGGCAACACCGGATGAAGTTGCAGACAAGGTTACAGAACCTATTGAACAACGCGTAAAAAATTTAAAGGGCACAGATGTTGTTAGCTCTACTTCGTTTGCGAATGCTTCTTCCATACAAATCGAGTATAGTTACAGTACAGATATGGACGAAGCGCTTGCAGAAGCAAAGGAAGCGGTAGATAAAATTAAACTACCAGACGGCGTGCAAGAGCCGGCTATTTCTCGTCTTAGCTTAAATGCATTTCCTGTTATTAGCTTAAGTGCTTCTGCCAAAGGACAATCTCTCGCTGACCTTACAAAACTGGTTGAAAAAGAACTCGTTCCGGTCTTAGAAGGTATAGAAGGTGTATCTTCCGTGACAATTGCAGGACAACAGGTTGAAGAAGTTCAGCTTACCTTTGATGAAGCCAAACTAAAGGAGTATGGTCTCACACAAGAAACCGTTACAAACATCATTAAAGGATCTGCGGTTCATATGCCGCTTGGTCTGTATACAATTGATAAAGAAGAAAAGTCCGTTGTATTAGATGGAAACATTTTGAAACTAACCGATTTGCAAAACCTCTCTATCCCGCTTATCCCCGCACAGGGACAAGCACCTGCAGCAGCTGTTAAACCAACAGCAACTGGACTGCCAACTGTGCAGCTTAAAGATATCGCTACTGTAGAAGTGTTAAGCAAAGCAGAATCGATTTCCCGTACAAATGGGGAACAATCCATTGGCATTCAGGTTGTAAAAGGCGCTGATGATAATACAGTCGATGTTGTAAACGCTGTAAAAAAAGAAATGAAGCAATTTGAAAAAGATTATAAAGATGTCACACTTGTTACTATGTTTGACCAAGGTGAGCCAATTGAAGAGTCTGTAAACACGATGCTGAACAAAGCAATGGTTGGTGCAATCTTTGCTGTGGTGATTATCTTGCTGTTCCTTCGTGATATTAAATCAACAATTATCTCGATTGTTTCAATTCCCTTATCACTATTAATCGCGGTCCTATTCCTAAAGCAAATGGATATTTCTCTTAACATTATGACGCTAGGTGCCATGACGGTGGCAATTGGACGGGTTGTGGATGACTCCATCGTAGTAATTGAAAACATTTACCGACGTCTATCACTCAAAGAAGAAAAACTGCGCGGGATGGATTTGATCCGAGAGGCAACGCGTGAAATGTTTATTCCAATTTTGTCGTCAACCGTGGTAACCATTGCTGTATTTTTACCACTTGGTTTGGTCAGCGGTCCGGTAGGCGAATTGTTCCTGCCATTTGCTTTGACAGTGGTATTTGCATTGTCGGCTTCACTTATTGTGGCAGTTACAGTCGTTCCGATGCTGGCGCACTCGTTATTTAAAAAGGAAATGAAAGAAGGGGCAAAACAACATGATAAGCCAAGTCGCATTGCAATGTTCTATCGCGGCGTGCTAGCATGGTCTCTTCGCCATAAAGTCATTTCCTTTGGCATGGCAGTTCTTCTTCTAGTTGGCAGCTTATTCTTAGTACCAAGCATTGGCGTAAGCTTCCTTGGTTCTGAGGAAGAAAAAACAATCATTGCAACGTATAACCCAGCACCTGGTGAAACAGAAGAAGATGTACAAAGCATGGCACTGAATGCTGAAAAGTACTTCCAAGATAAAAAGGACGTAAAAACCTTGCAATATTCCGTTGGTGGCAGCAATCCAATGAATCCAGCTGCAACAAAACAAGCACTGTTTTACGTTATGTATAAAGACGATACAAAAGAGTTTTCAAAAGAAAAAGAAACTGTTCTCAAAGATTTGCAACACATAGCAGATAAAGGACAGTGGGGCTATCAAGATATGGGAAGTGGCGGTGCGAGCAATAAGCTATCGTTGTTTGTATATGGTGAATCCCGTGCCGTTATCGAACCGGTTGTTAGTAAGATTACAGAGATTATGAAAAAAGATGCTACCTTTACAAATGTGGATTCTAGCCTGGCAGAAGCATACGATGAATATACACTTGTAGCAAATCAAGATAAACTCAGCAAATTAGGATTAACAGCTGGTCAAATTGGAATGTCTTTATTACAGACGGGACAACAACCTGTCCTGACAACCATTCAAAAAGATGGCAAAGAATTAAATGTGTATGTATCTGTTAAGAAAGAAGACTTTGGCAGTATTACAGACGTAACAAACCAAACCATACTATCACCGCTAGGTATTGAAGTACCATTAAAAGAAGTGGTAGACGTAAAAGAAGGAAAAACTTCCAACACCATTACAAAACGTGATGGAAGAATCTATGCAGAGATTTCTGCTGACATCACTACAAAGGATGTTGCTAAAGCATCAGCTGATTTACAAAAGGATGTTGATGCGTTAGAAAAACCAAAAACAGTTGATGTTTCCTTTGGAGGCGTAACAGAGCAAATTAATGAATCCTTTAAGCAGCTTGGTCTTGCAATGCTAGCCGCTATTGCGATCGTTTATTTCGTACTTGTGATTACATTCGGAGGCGGACTGGCACCGTTTGCTATTTTATTCTCACTGCCGTTCACTGTCATTGGTGCACTTGTTGCCTTACTGATTGCTGGTGAGACCATCAGTGTTTCTGCTCTAATTGGTGCACTCATGCTCATTGGTATTGTCGTAACAAATGCAATTGTTTTAATTGACCGTGTGATTCAAAAAGAAAAAGAAGGCCTATCCACACGTGAGGCACTGCTGGAAGCGGCCGTTACACGAGTGCGTCCTATTTTAATGACCGCAATTGCTACTGTGGGCGCTTTGATTCCACTCGCGATTGGTGCAGAAGGCGGCGGTTTGATTTCAAAAGGTCTTGGTGTTACCGTTATCGGTGGACTTATTAGCTCTACACTATTAACACTTATCATCGTACCTGTTGTGTATGAAGTACTCATGAAAATTCGCAATCGTAAACGAAAACAAACTGCATAA
- a CDS encoding TetR/AcrR family transcriptional regulator → MPTAFGFRYDKMTNDSVKDEYMYRCLVNLMIKVIMMNERKKRLIEEATRLFGQKGYHATSIQDIVERSGMAKGSFYNHFSSKEELVLSIIKYHHRVLMENMTTVDPFLNERETFMQQLQVQLYYVYEHKDLIQMQLQERTLPMNEEIHQLLFKVRAQSLNWLCKRLIAVYGEHISPYALDCVTLLSGMMKEYLFYVVFDQKQLAPEDIVMFLMRRLDAIVESFTPGEEPLLHEDMMADFVYAEVSEKQEQQQQLLSTISCMRNILQDIEMNKKQRDGMLSSLDALENEFANLQQEPREYIVQGLLLYMKQPNIPELNPHLQTISQLLEANI, encoded by the coding sequence TTGCCAACAGCGTTTGGTTTCCGCTATGATAAAATGACCAATGATTCAGTAAAAGATGAATATATGTATAGATGCTTAGTGAATTTGATGATAAAGGTGATTATGATGAATGAACGTAAAAAAAGATTAATTGAAGAAGCGACAAGACTGTTTGGACAAAAAGGCTATCACGCCACTTCGATTCAAGATATCGTAGAACGAAGTGGGATGGCAAAAGGTTCGTTTTATAACCATTTTAGCTCTAAGGAAGAGCTTGTTCTTTCTATTATCAAGTATCATCATAGAGTGCTTATGGAGAACATGACTACTGTAGATCCCTTTTTAAACGAACGTGAGACTTTTATGCAGCAACTACAAGTACAACTTTATTATGTGTACGAACATAAAGATCTCATTCAAATGCAGTTGCAAGAGCGGACACTTCCGATGAATGAAGAGATTCATCAGCTTCTTTTTAAGGTAAGGGCACAGTCACTAAATTGGTTATGCAAAAGACTAATTGCAGTGTACGGAGAGCATATTTCTCCTTATGCACTCGACTGCGTCACATTATTAAGCGGGATGATGAAGGAATACTTATTTTATGTCGTATTTGATCAAAAGCAGCTCGCACCAGAAGATATTGTTATGTTTTTAATGAGGCGATTAGATGCTATCGTCGAAAGCTTTACTCCGGGCGAAGAGCCCCTTTTACACGAAGATATGATGGCGGACTTTGTATATGCAGAGGTGTCAGAAAAACAAGAACAGCAACAACAGCTTCTCTCTACTATTTCCTGTATGCGCAATATATTGCAGGATATTGAAATGAACAAAAAACAACGTGATGGGATGCTTTCTTCATTAGATGCACTTGAAAATGAGTTCGCGAACTTGCAGCAAGAGCCGCGTGAATATATTGTCCAAGGTCTTCTGTTATATATGAAGCAGCCTAATATACCTGAATTAAACCCGCACCTACAAACCATATCACAGCTTTTAGAAGCCAATATATAA
- a CDS encoding glycoside hydrolase family 55 protein yields MLDTYHNPYNNRELLAKLLYQSQTTEQALDQANVLFDALPDKNPILSTWDKMYSYCSPFTTNAQPVTALTSSTRPSWMNELDREYQAFTNMPTVHVTDFGAIGDGITDSTKAFQQAIGNGRVKVIVPEGIFVTKGIQLPSWTYLVGEGKGITIIKLHNKASKDMRLVTNMHHRRGNRNIYIGNMTLDWNIERLSSDEKTSSGNNQSSCVTLAHVKYGWIKDVEAINPGLHCFDVSSTRYNYEGDGKRARGGSRYIWLDGLNGYGFGDDGITTHHSDYVCISNCHMCDPSGRSHESGFSNSNGIEVDDGSRHVLLLHNSTARCFGGVEVKAHHNSSAASDVVIAGHISLHDNRSYNFRHIGHHVSTDPPSKTAYYIKAVNLVAIEPVRTPLYKNSKQRGMVISAYQNVVVHNFTLLGNPAYDYQNQPIIAVQYRARDIVLSNIYIENFKSASTDLKIFGGLQRADRVTVQHMRSRNSALSAVYVGEAVEDVKLEAINVIRENGKYAVRSYTPIFMKDVYARGYKQHIFVD; encoded by the coding sequence ATGCTCGATACGTATCATAATCCATATAACAATCGAGAGCTTCTTGCAAAGCTTTTGTATCAAAGCCAGACAACAGAGCAAGCACTTGACCAGGCAAATGTCTTATTTGATGCTTTGCCAGATAAAAACCCTATTCTCTCCACATGGGATAAAATGTACAGCTATTGTTCTCCTTTTACAACGAACGCACAGCCTGTGACAGCACTTACTTCCTCTACCCGGCCAAGCTGGATGAATGAGCTCGATCGCGAATATCAGGCATTTACAAATATGCCTACAGTTCATGTTACAGACTTTGGGGCAATTGGAGACGGTATAACAGATAGTACGAAAGCATTTCAACAGGCGATCGGAAACGGTCGTGTAAAGGTCATCGTACCAGAGGGAATATTTGTTACAAAAGGGATTCAGCTTCCCTCTTGGACGTATTTGGTAGGAGAAGGAAAAGGGATCACGATAATAAAACTTCATAATAAAGCTTCAAAAGATATGCGCCTCGTAACGAATATGCATCATAGACGAGGAAATCGAAATATCTATATTGGAAATATGACCTTAGACTGGAATATAGAACGACTTAGCAGCGATGAGAAAACAAGCAGCGGCAACAACCAGTCCAGCTGTGTGACGTTGGCACATGTAAAGTACGGATGGATAAAGGATGTAGAGGCAATTAATCCAGGCCTGCATTGCTTTGATGTGTCGTCCACTCGCTATAATTACGAAGGAGATGGCAAGCGCGCGCGTGGCGGCAGTCGTTATATATGGCTAGACGGCTTGAATGGATATGGTTTTGGTGATGATGGTATTACGACACATCACAGTGATTATGTTTGTATTTCGAATTGTCATATGTGCGATCCGAGTGGACGTTCACATGAAAGCGGCTTTTCTAATTCGAATGGTATTGAAGTGGACGACGGCTCCCGACATGTATTGCTGTTACACAACTCTACCGCGCGCTGCTTTGGCGGTGTGGAAGTCAAAGCACACCACAATTCGTCCGCAGCATCTGATGTCGTCATTGCTGGGCATATCTCACTGCATGACAACCGTTCATACAACTTTCGTCACATCGGGCATCATGTCAGCACAGATCCACCATCAAAAACAGCGTATTACATTAAGGCAGTAAATCTGGTTGCGATTGAGCCTGTTCGTACCCCTCTTTACAAGAATTCAAAACAGCGCGGAATGGTCATTTCGGCCTACCAAAACGTAGTTGTTCATAACTTTACACTGCTTGGAAATCCCGCATATGATTATCAAAACCAACCGATCATTGCTGTTCAGTATCGAGCGCGGGACATTGTTTTAAGCAATATATATATCGAAAATTTCAAGAGTGCTAGTACAGACCTTAAAATATTTGGCGGGCTGCAGCGTGCAGATCGGGTGACGGTGCAGCATATGAGAAGTCGTAATTCTGCTCTTAGTGCGGTATACGTAGGTGAAGCTGTAGAGGATGTGAAGTTAGAGGCTATCAATGTCATTCGTGAAAACGGGAAATATGCGGTGCGTTCATACACGCCTATTTTCATGAAAGATGTATATGCTCGTGGATATAAGCAACATATTTTTGTAGATTAA